In Massilistercora timonensis, the following are encoded in one genomic region:
- a CDS encoding DUF3793 family protein has product MSEDLLIRHCAPTLAGIKTGNLFSCVCTCRKELTKSISSLNKKLVPRGIRILPLKVGQDRALIYVYRPHALENDLTDHQARELLLRYGYTPENLNACVIHLIHRLQSAEEFPHEIGLFLSYPPNDVLGFIDNNACNHKCQGCWKVYGNEQESKSTFKKYDLCSKIYFQQWKQRKSIEQLTVAG; this is encoded by the coding sequence ATGTCCGAAGATTTGCTCATTCGTCACTGCGCTCCTACCCTGGCAGGGATCAAGACCGGAAACCTGTTTTCCTGTGTCTGCACCTGCAGGAAGGAACTGACAAAATCCATATCCAGCTTAAACAAAAAACTGGTGCCCAGGGGAATACGTATTCTGCCGCTCAAGGTGGGCCAGGACCGCGCCCTGATCTATGTCTACCGCCCCCATGCGTTAGAGAATGATCTTACAGATCATCAGGCCAGGGAACTTCTGCTACGCTACGGTTACACACCGGAAAATCTCAATGCCTGTGTGATACACTTGATCCACCGTCTTCAGTCTGCGGAAGAATTCCCCCACGAGATCGGCCTGTTTTTAAGTTATCCACCAAATGACGTTCTGGGATTTATCGACAACAATGCCTGCAACCATAAGTGTCAGGGCTGCTGGAAGGTGTATGGAAATGAACAGGAATCAAAGAGCACTTTTAAAAAATATGATCTATGCAGCAAAATTTATTTTCAACAATGGAAACAGAGGAAATCCATCGAGCAGCTTACAGTAGCTGGCTGA